GCGTCCGACCGGGCGGCTTGACACGTCGGGCAAATCAGGGATAGATTTCTAATATTCCGAAAATTGTATCAGCACCGCTGGCCCGGGCAGCTTGCGCCTCGTCCGCTAGCGACGGCGCTTCTTCGATGCGGGCTTTACCGGCTTGCGCTTTGCCTTGCCCCTCGCCTTTGGCCGCGGAGCCGATGCACCGTTCTCGCTCTCATCCACTTCCGCTCGCAGCGTATCGAGCAGCCAGTCGCGGAAGGCGCGCATGCCGGGCGTCACCACGCGCGACTTCAGCCAGGTCAGCCAGTACGACCCTGCCGGGACCTCGGCCGCGAACGGCCGCTTGAGCCGGCCGGACGCCAGCTCGTTTTCAAACATCGCGATCGGCACCAGCCCGACGCCGACGCCGCGCGCGGCGGCCTCGGCCATGCCGACCGAGCTGTCGAAGATCGGCCCCTGGATCTTCGGGCACGGCGCACCGGCGACTGCAAACCACAACGGCCATTCCTCGGCGCGGTAGGAGCGCAGCAAAAATTCCTGCGCGAGATCCGACGGCTTGCGCAGCCGCGCCGCCGCATCGGGACAGCATACCGGCGACAGCGGCGCCGACAGCAGGTGGATCGCCTCGGTGCCGTGCCACGAGCCGTCGCCGAAGCGCAGCGCGAGATCGAGCCCGTCGCCCGCGATGTCGACGCGGTTGTTGTTGGTGAGCAGGCGCAGGTCGATATAGGGATGTGCGCGCTTGAAGCGGTCGATCCGTTGCAGCAGCCATCCGGTCGCGAACGTCGTGACGCAGCCGACGGTGACGACCTCGCGCGTGCCCTTGGCCTCGATGCGGTCGATCGCAGCGCCGATCCGGTCGAACGTGTCCGACAGCACCGGCAGCAGCGCCAGCCCCTCGTCGGTGAGCACCAGCCCGCGCGGCAGGCGGCGGAACAGGCTCGCGCCGAGCAGATCCTCCAACTGCTTGACCTGATGGCTGATCGCGGTCTGCGTCACGCGCAGCTCCATCCCCGCGCGGGTGAAGCTCAACAGCCGCGCCGAGGCCTCGAAGGCGCGCAAAGCGTTCAGTGGGAGGTGCCGGCGCATGGCGTCATGACCAAGTTTTTCTCATGCCTCGTTGTATAAATGATCGTTTGTGCGCCGTCACGCCGTTCGGCAGGTTCGCGCCGCCAACGGAGACGGGACATGCTGACGAGACGGACATTGGGATTGCGCGCACTGGGCCTTGCGGCCTCCTGGACCCTGCTGCGGCAAAGTGCAGCGGCGGGACAGAGTGCAGCGGCGGCACCGGGCGCGCCGGCGCAACGGCTGCAGGAGGAGTTTGCACGCATCGAGCTGGCGA
The window above is part of the Bradyrhizobium sp. PSBB068 genome. Proteins encoded here:
- a CDS encoding LysR family transcriptional regulator, whose translation is MRRHLPLNALRAFEASARLLSFTRAGMELRVTQTAISHQVKQLEDLLGASLFRRLPRGLVLTDEGLALLPVLSDTFDRIGAAIDRIEAKGTREVVTVGCVTTFATGWLLQRIDRFKRAHPYIDLRLLTNNNRVDIAGDGLDLALRFGDGSWHGTEAIHLLSAPLSPVCCPDAAARLRKPSDLAQEFLLRSYRAEEWPLWFAVAGAPCPKIQGPIFDSSVGMAEAAARGVGVGLVPIAMFENELASGRLKRPFAAEVPAGSYWLTWLKSRVVTPGMRAFRDWLLDTLRAEVDESENGASAPRPKARGKAKRKPVKPASKKRRR